In the Primulina tabacum isolate GXHZ01 chromosome 7, ASM2559414v2, whole genome shotgun sequence genome, CCGTGGGAGAAAAGAACACGAGAAAAACACCAATTTGGAGAGAAAAACTCACGGTATAGAGATGCGGACACGAGACGAAGATCTAAAGTGCGAAGAACAGTCAAAAATACGAGgaacgacggatctggggacagagacgacgcttcggatttgttatcttttccttcgcttttttattttactgtgttgcgatgtctaaaacgttgaacatgtcttgttttcgcttggatTTCGTGATGAGCTAATTTTCCATTCTAGATAATGATGTAGCTTTGTGgacacgatgatttgacgtggttattttatatgattgaattccatttcatatttaattgtgtttctctgtgtttattttactgcaatttactggccataaattgtttgttgtttgattaattctataactcgggagagggactaggattgtAGATCATTAGAAACACATGGTTGATTTTTATATCGTttggaaggcgtataactttagcgaggcttaggtaagaacatcgtttgtatttatcaattaaacctagattttattagaaataattgaatcgaagtttgattgatacaatttattcgtcacttgggaaagagggaataaaataattaagtgttcttggccattaaataattggaattcaggaatataaatttaactgggaataattgtcgtggaaacttggtgaaatcattgctctagatattttctctaatTGTTACTCTTAATTGTTATTCTTCAAttcggtgattagattaatcctttgtttttaattaattcgttcaaacAAACCAATATGGTTATTGATTTGTCTATATAAAgtcttgactattttaattacaagcattgatatatatttttatacacactcttcgtgggatcgacacttgcactcaaaagtacattttactataacttgacatcgtgcgcttgcgagcatttaagaaaacacgcaacaagatGATAGTCTTGTATTTTTCAGAGCGACTATGCAGAAAGGATCACGAGTTAAAGAATGCTTATCGCTATATGAAAAGGCATCCGGGCAACTCATTAATTATGATAAGTCAGCCCTCTTTTTTAGTCCTAATTCTATTCCAGCTCTTATGGCCAAGATTAAGACTATATTGTCTATTCATGTGGTTCATCAACATGATCTTTATTTGGGCCTATCCATGGTGTCAATGCGTAGTAAAAGGCTTCAATTCAAATATATGGTTGAAAGAGTGGTGAAACAGATCCAAGGCTGGAGTCATAAATGGTTCTCTACCGGAGGAAAAGATCCAAGGCTGGAGTCATAAATGATTCTCTACCGGAGGAAAAGAGGTTCTGATCAAGTTAGTCTTACAAGTGATTCTCACATTTACGATGCCATGCTTCAGACTGCCTACCATGGTGTGTGAGTATATTGAAAAAGAATGCGTGAATTTCTGGTGGGGATTGGATAAGGGTAAGCGGAAAATGCACCGGAAGTCTTGGGATTTTCTATGCAAACCAAAGAGTCGGGGCGGCCTGGGCTTCAGGAAATTGACTGAATTCAATCGGGCCTTGCTCGCCAAACAGTTATGGCGTCTCATTCGTTCCCCAGATTTTTTAGTTGCCTGAGTACTCAAAGGTTGATATTTCAGACATGGATCGATGCTGGAAGCGGGATTGGGTGGTAACTCTTCCTATATATGGAGGTCGATCCTCTGGAACAAATAAATTCTGGAGCGTGGACTGATATAGAGAGTTGGTGATGGAAAATCCATTAATATTTTTAAGGAGAAGTGGATCCCTACCATACAGTCAAAGATTGGTGAGCCATTGGTTGTTTGGGATAATGAGGCTATTGTGAGcgaattaattaatcaagaagTGTGGGATGCTGATTTAATCTCTACCAGTTTTAATTCATTGTAGCGGGTGAAATGACAGGAGAGTGTGATTCTCTTTTTTGGAGGTTCGATGACAAAGGCAATTATATGGTGCGTGATGGGTGTCGTCTTCAACGTGGATTGTTCTCCCTACCGGAGCACCAATTGGAACATCCCATCAAATCTTGGTGGGCGTTTATATGGAGTCTTTCTGTTCCACCTAAGGTACGGCTATTCTGGTGGAATATTTCTGATGACTGTATCCCCACTAATCAAAATATTCTTTGACACCATGTCCCGGTTAGTGAATCTTGTCGTCTGTGTAATTATCCTATGGATTTGACCTGCCACAATATTTTCTTCTGTGCCGCAATAAAACACTTGTGGAAGCACTCCCTTTTTGCCCATATTCTTAAGGGAGCAATACAAACCAGCACTCTAGAGATATGCATGTGGTTGAAAAAACACTTGTCCAAAGAGGAGTTTGAGAATCTTGCAGTCCGCACGTGGGGCGTctggaaagaaaaacaaaattttatccATGGAGATAGGAGCAACCCAATGGCTGACAATATTTTTTGGAGTCACAATGCTTTGTGATTTTAGAAGGGCTCGGAAGAAGGAAAAAATTGCTATTCAAGATGAGTTGGTTAATCCGAAAAAGAAGTGGATGCCGCCAGGGTCATGCAATCTCAAGATGAATGTGGATGCATCAGTTAATAAGGACAAGAATCATTATAGCGTAGGAGGAGTGGTTCGTGACTCACAGGGCCGTTTGTTGCTAGCGTTTGAAAAACAAATCAATCAACCAATATCGGTGGTTCATGGTGAGATTTTAGCGATCTGGGAAGGAAGCAAGCTTCTGTATGAGAAATATCTTTGAGATGTTCAAGTGACATCAGATTCTCTGTTGACAGTGAAAGCAGTCACAACCAAACAGGAGAATCTTAGCTACATTGGTTCTTGTGTGGCAGAAATCAGAGATCGAATTCAGCCGcctattatttcaaaatttattcatGTGCGACGCTCGGCTAATAAAGTAGCTCATTATTTGGCTCGATTTGTTTTTTCTTCTCCCTCATCCTGTGTGTGGATGAATGGAGAATTTCCAGTTTGGTTGGTTAAGCTTATAATTGACGATTCTTTGCAATAAAATTACGAGTTTTACCGTTAAAAAAAAGAGTCAAAATATTCTATATTATCACTTAACTTCATATTGTTCGGGTAGTAAACGTTTTGATCTAAATCAATAAAAtagtcaatattttttttttttagtaaccTAGTTTATAAGAGATGAGTTTTGAATAACATTGACTTGGAtaaatttctttctttctaGATCATGTCCTATGTTAATATTAATTCGAAACGTAGTTGAACCAAACAATATGCTTGgccatatattaaatttttggtAATATAGAGTTTTTGGCTCACTAAGTTGTCTCATTTTGAGTTTTGATCTACTAAGTTTTTGAAATGTGATTTGGATCTAGCaactttgatttttttgtcCTATTTCACCGAAAGTGTTGAACTTGCACTTGAAATGATATTGTGATGTCGAAAAATGATGTCGTATCACAGAAAACTACTGGGGATAGCGCTAGAAAATGTTGACATGTCTAACACCACAACAACAATATGACCAAAAtggttgaaaaataaaatttttcaagGCCAAATTTTGATGAGTTAATAGACTAAACTCAAAATTAGATGAGTTAGTAGAAATTTTTTAAAGATTCCAAGTCTCAATCTCTAAATTGGACTTTGAAATTTCTTGAATCCAACCCTATGTTGTAGTTTCTTACAAACATAAGCAAACTGTGTTTCATTAGTAAAAAATTCACACTTATGCGAAAATGAATacatttttaaaagtaaaaatttacggtaaaaactaaaaatctcaaactcacaaaatatatcaaactacacactttataaaattttctctctactcaattgtgtgtttcttcacaaattgagaggCATATTTATAGAATATCTttggaaataatccaaaaataaatacatcattacatacatcattacacattaatttcaatatttacaactcttattttcaacattcaacttcttattttcaacattcaacatttttattttcaacactcccccttgtgatgatgatcatgatacaatGATTTTCTTAATTACGtgtttatactgcctcgttaaaaaccttactaggaaaaatccattgggataaaaactaTAGTAAACGAAAAAGatcagtcacgtaaactccccctcatgttaacACAAACAATTCTTCataaatttcgtagattgcgcatcccaatattatatctttctgaatattgtcgtaggaagcgcctttgtgaagagatctgatcagttttcacttgattgaatgtaataaatatcaatatctttattcttCTTAAGATCttgggtgaatgcgaagaacttaggggggatatgtttagttctgtcgctttttatgtatccctctttcatttgagtaacacatgcagcattatcttcaaatagtatcacaggcttcttgtcgaatgataatccgcatgagatttggatatgttcggtcattgattttagcTACACACATTCATGGCTTGCTTcgtgtagtgcaataatctcggcgtgatttgatgaagttgttacaagtgtttgtttctgcagacaccaagaaattgcagtgcctccacgagtaaatacatatccggtTTGGGAAcatgccttgtgtggatcagataaatacccagcatcagcataaccaattatgctTTGATTGGTACCTTTTAaatacaaaagtctcaaatcTGTCGTTCATcatagataacggaatatatgatTAATTCTGTTctagtgtctctttgttggatatgagctAAATCTTGCTAATAAATTTatagcaaaagatatatcatgtcttgtacaatttgcaagatacataagggcaccgatagcacttagatatggtacttctggaccaagaataagtcaacatcttcacatggacggaatagatctttttctatgtttaatgatctaacaatcaTTTGACTACTTAAAGAATTTGActtatccatattaaaatgtttaagggccttttctgtataatttgactggtgagctgataaagataaaaaattgtatattaattaaatgttttataatataaatttatagtttttgttttattaaatgtttaaatattatatgttttataataaattgtataaaatataagttgttgtgtaattataagtttttactattttttacaggttcgataaaacaagaataaccttggcgttgcaaatgggattaagatgattcttggacctgtagaaattTAATGTTAATATCTAAAATATtagtggcaagcatgagataaaaatcttctcacaagtgggatcaaattaagcaacaaataaagttaccaaagaagtgacagttttaccatgctctagcattttgaccatatctctcaaattacttggtcaaatggtttaaaaaaaataccacaattcaaataaCTCAGagatctacatgttttgttttatgtggacaataaaattcggatgggaagattttcaaaagtgatatgtattaaaatattaatttcttggaacactaatgaagacttatgtttaaaaaataatattttatttgtggttgtctccctaAATTTGGcaataaataggggtgcattgtaatgtattgagatatccctcattttatgaacaaacatttgagttcataatatttctctctttgtttttcctttatttcttcatttaaatataattagcatgttaaattcatattcaaagttttacactttgaataataagtagctaacttcccaaagttgagatgaaaatgtgaaactgttggcatgataataaggttattaaaaggtaagaatctatgttttatattatttaatcattatttatggcttatgttatttttatttatttaagtattattataccctacttataagtgggagttttgatttattgttgctatatgttacactaaattcttggaacaatttaaatgttagtttggtattattaaccatttaaagtggatgccttgatttattatatatgaatatatcataatattaatttcttggtaccatttaaatgtttgtttggttttaccaaccatttaaagtggatgccttgatttattatatattaatatcataatattaatttctttgtaccatttaaatatttgtttggttttaccaaccatttaaagtgggaaccttgatttagtgtttacaaatatatatatagcacaataaatacttgacaacatttacaagttttggtatatattatatacttataagataataatatataacataatataaatatgattatttaatatatattggaaccattttattaagtggatttcaataatgttcattaatgttaactttattaaaataccaagagtggatcctttaatcttaactacttaaattaaaatttgaacaattaaaaattaacaattaaagattcaaaccattaaaagaaaaaaacaaaaacaaaaacaaaaagacattgtagtggacttgtaattaccttagcttccctgtggatacgatattcggactcaccgaattatactacttgtggacaacctgctcttgggagtgcaacaatcaaagtcgcaacaagtttttgacgCCGTTGccgggaagtataatttaatttcaagtctatttaatttgtttatagtttatttttctttatttgaatttttattgcttttgtgtgtttttattcttttgcatgagcatttggtcacgtacacttagtggtcgactcattcgaaataaccctttatttttacaaaacatggcgaaagaacccatccaagaaaatgaagatgaaattcaatctcaacatgatcatgatagacgaagaataCTTAAAGTTCAattgaatcctacacgtactagtgcaccttcatgtctagtttttccccctgatgcatctcatttcaattttaagcatggtattatccaacttttacccaattttcatggcttagattctgaaaatccatacatgcatttacgagagtttgaagaagtgtgcaacacatataatgatctaaattgtagcatgaacaccattcgacttaagatttttctttttctttaaaagataaagctaaaacttggctacaaaatcttatatCAGGATCCATttgaacttgggatgaattgcaacaacaatttttgaaaaagttttttccatctcatagaacaaattctttcaaaaggcaaatcatcactttcactcaaaaacaaggagaaactttttattaatgttgggatagatacaaagaattgcttaatccttttccacatcatggttttgaaatttggagagttgtttcacaattttatgaaggcttaacacctaaagataggcaaatggttgaatttatgtgtaatggaacatttgaaaataaagatccaaacgaggcaattgagtatctcgattcattagctgaaaatgctcaaaattgggacactataggtacaatcgaaccatcaaacaagattcaatctcccacatctggtggaggtatgtacaccctcaaaaatgaacatgatctccaagctagatttacctctttggcaagaaaagttgaggcacttgaattgaaaaagaatggtcaattaaaatctgttcaagaaattgcgtgtcacatctgtgatacaagtgatcattctacaaaagattgtcccactttgccctcttttaaataatgtctccatgaacaagccaatgttttgaacaatttcaaaataccaaattttgaaccattttctcaaaattaaaaTCCAGATTGgtgaaatcatccaaattttagttggaggaatgataatgctgcacaattttcacaatcacatttccaaaatcaacaaaattttcaaaattatacacACCATGTTCTTCCACCTAAAAGGAActtggaagatatattgaattctttcattgcaaagcaagagtttatcaatactcaaactgttCAAACCATAagagatttgaaagatactcttgctaaatttgcatctgcacttaatgttcaagaaaaaggtaaatttccttcacaaccacagcctaatcccaaggatcatcattcaaaaactgaacttctggaactcaaccgatggatcaggtaaaatctgttattacccttcgaagtggtaaggttgtggaaaaatccattcttgaaccttgtgaagatgatgataaatcaactccaaagggtaaggaagtggaacccataacttgcgaagaggaggttcaacagacagtgtcaccaccattccctcatgcattgaaaaatacgaaaaaatcaaatttgaattctgatatatatgatatttttaaacaagcaaaagttaatattcctttattagatgcaataaaacaggtaccatcatatgccaaatttttgaaagacttgtacactgtgaaaagaaaattgaatgtgaaaaagaaagcatttttagccgaacaagtaggtgcaatcattcaaaataataatactttgaaatacaaagaccctggttgtcctactatttcatatattattggagaacgaaaaattaagaaagccttgcttgatcttggagctagtgtgaatttacttccatattcagtttatcaagaactcaatctaggtgagttaaaatctacttcggtaacacttttacttaccgatagatctgttaaagtgccaagaggtatggtagaaaacgtgttggtccaagttgataactttgtatatcatgtcaatttcatagttttagatacacaacctatcgaagcttgtaatgcaattcctgtaattctgggtcgtccatttttagcaacttctaatgctcttataaattgcatgaattgaatAATGatgttgtcatttggtaacatgaccttggagcttaatgtttttaatctttgtaagcaaccacattaAAAAggagatgaaaatcttattgaaaatCTTGTGGAATAAAACATTCAAGAatggagtactcgtgatcaattagatatttgttcaattgaaactgttaaagaaaatattgaaattgatcttgatgattttatcaggtatcactcgttaccaggatcagagaaagaatttgaggcaaaatatgagaacaaagacgaaccacccatattggagttaaaacccttgccagaagaattgaagtatgcatttcttggagaagatgaaacatatccggtggtaatttcttccaaactagcaagtgatcaagaaggtaaattagttgatatgcttaaaagacataaaaatgcaattggttggacactaaaagatctcaagggcattaatccactaatttgcactcacaaaattcacttagaagaaaatgcaaaaacatctcaacaaccataAAGAAGATTAAAttcacacatgaaagatgttgtgaaaactgaagttctcaaactacttgatgttgggattatctactaTATTtatgatagtaagtgggtaagcccaatacaagtagttccaaaaaaatctggcatcacattgataaaaaatgaaaaaggtgaattgttaacaagtcgagtcccatctagttggcggatgtgtattgattatagaaaattaaatgacgccactagaaaagatcattttccattaccatttttggatcaaattttagaaagagtagcaggtcatccatactacattcacatgtccttttggaacatttgcatttagaaggatgccatttggattatgcaatgtcccagcaacatttcaaagatgtatgctaagcatttttagcgacatggttgaaaattgtttggagattttcatggatgatttaactgtttttgggaatacatttgataattgtcttgaaaatttggaaaaagttttaaaaagatgcgaggaaaaagatcttattttaaattggaaaaatatcattacatgattacttctgggattgttttgggacatgtcgtgtcatctcatggaattgaagttgataaagccaaagttgatgtcattaccaatttaccccctccaaaaaccattaaaaaaattcgctcatttttgggacatgctggattttataggaggtttataaaggactttagttcaatctctaaacccatttgtaacctcttaacaaaagacactgcatttgagtggactcaagaatgtcaaaatgcttttgataaaatcgttcgacatttaacatcagctcctatcatgcaacctcctgattggtctttaccatttgaaatcatgtgcgacgcgagtgattatgcagtcggtgcagtactgggtcaaagaagaaacggtaagccttacatgatatattatgcaagtagaactttaaacaatgctcaaatgaattactccacaattgaaaaagaactacttgctgtaatatttgcattagataaatttcgttcttatttgattggatcaatgactattgtgtttactgatcattcttctattagatatttgttgaccaaataggatgcaaagccacgacttaTACGATgtattttgttgctccaagaatttgacattctgatcaaagataaaaaaggaaccgagaatgtcgtagccgatcatttatcgagactagtaacaggatcatcttgtgaaatgatatcaattaacgataattttcctgatgaacatctattttcagttactactacaccttggtttgctaacatagtaaattttcttgtgacaggaaaaatgccaccgcaatggagttcccaagataaaataaaattttgaatgaggtaaaaaacttttattgggaagatccgtatctgttcaagtattgtctagatcaaatttttcgacgttgcatacacaacaatgaggtaagtagtgtcattaaattttgtcattcagaagcatgcggaggacatttttcttcaaagaaaacggctgcaaaaatcttgcagtgtggattttattggtcCACTtttttaaagacacccacgaaatctgcaagatctgtgaaaattgtcaaaaattgggtgcgatttcaaaaagaaacatgatgcctttgaatcctatcattgaaattgaaatctttgacttttggggaattgattttatgggaccttttccaccatcgtttggatacttgtatattttagttgcagttgattatgtttccaaatggatagaggcaa is a window encoding:
- the LOC142550678 gene encoding uncharacterized protein LOC142550678, giving the protein MVLYRRKRSKAGVINDSLPEEKRLPTMVCEYIEKECVNFWWGLDKAGEMTGECDSLFWRFDDKGNYMVRDGCRLQRGLFSLPEHQLEHPIKSWWAFIWSLSVPPKSARGASGKKNKILSMEIGATQWLTIFFGVTMLCDFRRARKKEKIAIQDELVNPKKKWMPPGSCNLKMNVDASVNKDKNHYSVGGVVRDSQGRLLLAFEKQINQPISVVHGEILAIWEGSKLLYEKYL